In Flavobacteriales bacterium, one DNA window encodes the following:
- a CDS encoding response regulator, with protein MKEVPDIYVVDDSYFNLEIINRRLTSAMPCSVLLFEDAWGCMESMKEHEPDLVLTDFHLNRSLEGQQWLETLNREHATVPVIVYSSAKDVHVSGSREGNSPLVFVHRDVYFLDNLVTEVKRKLNHDQNRLVMVVEQ; from the coding sequence ATGAAAGAAGTGCCGGATATTTATGTTGTTGATGATAGCTATTTTAACCTCGAGATTATCAACCGGCGGCTTACTTCCGCAATGCCCTGCAGTGTTTTGTTGTTTGAAGATGCCTGGGGATGTATGGAGTCAATGAAAGAGCATGAGCCGGATCTGGTGCTTACCGATTTTCATCTTAACAGGTCCCTGGAAGGACAGCAATGGCTTGAGACATTAAACCGGGAACATGCGACTGTGCCGGTAATTGTATATTCTTCAGCCAAAGATGTTCATGTATCCGGCTCACGGGAGGGAAATTCGCCTTTGGTTTTTGTTCATCGCGATGTTTATTTTCTGGATAACCTGGTGACGGAGGTTAAGAGAAAGTTGAACCATGATCAAAACCGCTTGGTCATGGTTGTTGAGCAATAA
- a CDS encoding response regulator, translated as MGRFNKILIVDDDDTGTMLTKMIIENFDPSIEIDVVWNGREALNYLDKYCFAGCGRDSGCPELILLDIRMPVMDGFEFLEKWQTKDTGDLKKIPVAMLSSSYSGDIAKANKYQIMGYIEKPLSADSLASIFDKIH; from the coding sequence ATGGGTCGATTTAATAAAATATTGATCGTTGATGACGACGATACCGGAACAATGCTCACGAAGATGATCATTGAAAACTTTGATCCTTCCATTGAGATAGATGTAGTGTGGAATGGCAGGGAGGCATTGAACTATCTTGATAAATATTGCTTTGCAGGTTGTGGGCGCGATTCAGGATGTCCCGAATTAATATTGCTGGATATCCGCATGCCGGTGATGGATGGTTTTGAGTTTCTGGAAAAATGGCAAACGAAGGATACCGGTGATCTAAAGAAAATTCCGGTGGCCATGTTATCATCATCATACTCGGGTGATATCGCCAAAGCGAATAAGTATCAGATCATGGGTTATATAGAAAAGCCATTGTCGGCAGATTCTCTGGCCTCAATTTTTGATAAGATTCACTAA
- a CDS encoding T9SS type A sorting domain-containing protein, with protein MLNKKILYGLLCFSLLFTACGETSEDPGIRSSFDSPFPKRPVNLTFRLGESFTVQEGSSPVEYKISFDRANRHNYIVNTETSDTAFAGIICRYRGLYYFNQAINDSTYWIYAVKIGGEEITGLFSAWQQMSRWDSLYLPLFEPGGEAKLPQFPMAKYNGEAKDMIRMTPDKHVMQTFYEALLDSMPSEPLLRNSPPLASIIVEEFVSSERLQAPGNGEIVAKYFPNPAVDHCTVELASSGPHEYGIYNPNGQLIRKGLLPGLSNYISPRELKPGRYFLRVYSAFPGEAETVQLIVSDQEHAL; from the coding sequence ATGCTTAACAAAAAGATCCTATATGGCCTGTTGTGTTTCTCGTTGCTGTTTACGGCATGCGGGGAGACCTCAGAGGATCCCGGGATCAGATCGTCTTTTGACAGTCCATTTCCCAAGCGACCTGTGAATCTCACATTTAGACTGGGTGAGTCATTCACGGTACAGGAAGGCAGTAGTCCGGTGGAATACAAGATCTCCTTTGACAGGGCCAACCGCCACAATTACATCGTCAACACTGAAACTTCCGACACCGCATTCGCCGGAATCATTTGTCGTTACCGGGGTTTGTATTATTTCAATCAGGCGATCAATGACAGCACTTATTGGATTTATGCTGTGAAAATCGGGGGAGAGGAGATCACCGGCCTGTTCTCAGCATGGCAGCAAATGAGTCGGTGGGACAGCCTTTATCTTCCGTTGTTTGAACCGGGAGGAGAAGCGAAATTGCCACAATTTCCGATGGCGAAGTACAATGGGGAGGCAAAAGATATGATCCGGATGACACCGGATAAACATGTCATGCAGACGTTCTATGAAGCACTTCTGGACAGCATGCCGTCCGAACCGCTTCTGCGTAACTCGCCTCCGCTGGCTTCCATTATTGTGGAAGAATTCGTTTCATCCGAGAGACTCCAGGCGCCGGGTAACGGTGAGATCGTGGCGAAGTATTTCCCGAATCCTGCTGTTGACCACTGTACGGTGGAACTTGCCAGCAGCGGTCCCCATGAATACGGCATCTATAACCCCAACGGTCAGTTGATCCGAAAGGGCCTTCTGCCGGGTTTATCCAATTACATTTCCCCCCGGGAGTTAAAACCCGGCCGTTATTTTCTGAGGGTTTATTCCGCCTTTCCGGGAGAAGCGGAAACCGTACAACTGATCGTTTCTGATCAGGAACACGCGTTGTAG